One genomic window of Peromyscus maniculatus bairdii isolate BWxNUB_F1_BW_parent chromosome 2, HU_Pman_BW_mat_3.1, whole genome shotgun sequence includes the following:
- the Rbm12b gene encoding RNA-binding protein 12B: MAVVIRLLGLPFIAGPVDIRHFFKGLTIPDGGVHIIGGKVGEAFIIFATDEDARRAISRSGGFIKDSSVELFLSSKAEMQKTIEMQRTVRGGRGRLGSGASGVGNLYHFIDAMKEEESYSGYGSSINQDAGFHTNGTGLDVRPRKTRPSKAENPYLFLRGLPYLVNEDDVRVFFSGLCVDGVIFLKHHDGRNNGDAVVKFASCIDASGGLKCHRSFMGSRFIEVMQGSEQQWIEFGGNATTGGGIPRLRAEDHSPSRGVNDRHFRKRSHSKSPRRTRSRSPLGFYLHLKNLSLSINKRDLRNFFKHTDLTNEQIKFLYKDERRTRYAFVMFKNLKDYNTALGLHKTVLQYRPVFIDPISRKQMMKFIECYEKKRPGSIEKGRPGRVSQKYFEEGYSGQKLYIYIRNFPFDVTKVEVQKFFADFSLVEDDIYLLYDDKGVGLGEALVRFKSEEQAMKAERLNRRRFLGTEVLLRLISEVQMQEFGVNFSFMCNEKTQARSQSHSRDDRSRLFDLKDSPVCSLGRSESVGYQPEDLRHPHRYFQQSDRHPPEDFRHSPEDFRHSPDDYRHPQEEHIRRSREEDWRQPLEDWRWSPEDDFRHSHEKDFRPLPEEDFRYPWEEDFRRAPQEHFRRPSQEHYRRPPQEHFRLSREEYFRHVADEDFRHPSDEDFRTPQEEDLRCPTDEDFRQLSEEDLREVPEEDLRFPDSFRPPGEDFWTSPDFRGHRPFINFGHLESGKFDFGKHNMGCFPEGRFMPDAKLNCGSGRITPVKIMNLPFKANANEILDFFHGYKVIPDSVSIQYNEQGLPIGEAIVAMINYNEAIAAIKELNGRPVGPRKVKLILL, translated from the coding sequence ATGGCTGTAGTCATCCGTTTACTGGGGCTTCCTTTTATTGCGGGGCCTGTGGATATCCGTCACTTCTTCAAGGGATTGACTATTCCTGATGGAGGAGTGCATATAATTGGAGGGAAAGTTGGGgaggcttttattatttttgcaacAGATGAAGATGCGAGACGTGCCATAAGTCGTTCAGGAGGGTTTATCAAGGATTCATCTGTAGAGCTTTTTCTTAGTAGCAAGGCAGAAATGCAGAAGACCATAGAAATGCAAAGAACTGTTCGTGGAGGAAGAGGGCGACTGGGATCAGGGGCATCAGGGGTTGGCAACCTGTACCATTTTATTGATGCTATGAAGGAAGAGGAGAGTTATTCTGGATATGGCTCTTCAATTAATCAAGATGCTGGGTTTCATACTAATGGTACAGGACTTGATGTAAGGCCAAGAAAGACCAGGCCATCGAAGGCTGAGAACCCTTACTTGTTTCTACGAGGTTTGCCTTACTTAGTAAATGAAGATGATGTACGTGTCTTTTTCTCTGGTTTGTGTGTGGATGGAGTAATTTTCTTAAAACATCATGATGGCCGAAATAATGGTGATGCTGTAGTAAAATTTGCTTCATGTATTGATGCTTCAGGAGGTCTTAAATGCCATAGAAGTTTCATGGGTtcaagatttatagaagtaatgCAGGGCTCAGAACAACAGTGGATTGAATTTGGTGGTAATGCAACTACGGGTGGTGGCATTCCTCGTCTGAGAGCTGAAGACCATTCTCCTTCAAGAGGGGTTAATGATAGGCATTTTCGAAAACGGTCTCATTCAAAATCCCCTAGAAGAACACGTTCTCGCTCCCCTCTTGGATTTTATCTACACTTAAAAAATCTGTCCTTAAGTATTAACAAAAGAGATTTAAGAAATTTCTTTAAACATACTGACCTGACTAATGAGCAGATTAAGTTCTTATATAAAGATGAACGAAGAACACGGTATGCCTTTGTGATGTTTAAGAATCTAAAAGACTATAATACTGCCCTGGGCTTGCATAAGACTGTTTTACAGTATCGGCCAGTTTTTATTGATCCAATTTCTAGGAAACAAATGATGAAATTCATTGAATGCTATGAAAAGAAGAGACCAGGGTCCATAGAGAAAGGAAGGCCTGGGCGTGTTTCACAGAAGTACTTTGAAGAAGGCTACTCTGGGCAGaagctgtatatatatataagaaactTTCCATTTGACGTTACGAAAGTTGAAGTGCAGAAGTTCTTTGCGGACTTTTCCCTTGTTGAGGATGACATTTATTTGCTTTATGATGACAAAGGAGTTGGTTTGGGAGAAGCACTGGTGAGATTTAAATCAGAAGAACAGGCTATGAAAGCTGAACGTTTAAACCGAAGAAGATTCTTAGGGACAGAGGTGTTGTTAAGACTTATATCTGAGGTACAAATGCAGGAGTTTGGTGTAAATTTTTCCTTTATGTGCAATGAGAAAACACAAGCTCGTTCCCAGTCACATAGCAGAGATGACCGTTCCCGTCTGTTTGACTTAAAAGACTCACCAGTATGTTCACTTGGCCGGTCTGAAAGCGTTGGTTACCAGCCAGAAGACTTAAGGCATCCCCACAGGTATTTCCAGCAGTCTGACAGGCACCCTCCAGAAGACTTCCGACACTCTCCTGAGGACTTCCGACATTCTCCAGATGACTATAGACACCCCCAGGAAGAACACATCAGGCGCTCTAGGGAGGAAGACTGGAGACAGCCTCTGGAAGATTGGAGATGGTCCCCGGAAGATGATTTCAGGCACTCTCATGAAAAAGATTTTAGGCCGCTACCAGAGGAGGATTTCAGATACCCTTGGGAGGAAGACTTCAGACGGGCACCTCAGGAGCACTTCAGGAGGCCATCCCAGGAGCACTATAGACGGCCACCCCAAGAACATTTCAGGCTTTCCCGAGAGGAGTATTTCAGGCATGTGGCAGATGAAGACTTTAGGCACCCTTCTGATGAGGACTTCAGGACCCCCCAAGAAGAAGATTTGAGATGTCCCACTGATGAGGACTTCAGGCAGCTCTCTGAGGAAGACCTTAGGGAAGTACCAGAGGAGGACCTTAGGTTTCCTGACAGTTTTAGACCTCCTGGTGAGGATTTTTGGACCTCACCTGATTTCAGAGGTCACCGTCCTTTTATAAACTTTGGTCACTTAGAAAGTGGAAAGTTTGATTTTGGAAAGCATAATATGGGATGCTTTCCTGAGGGAAGATTTATGCCTGATGCAAAATTAAATTGTGGTTCAGGTAGAATAACTCCTGTTAAGATCATGAATCTTCCATTTAAAGCCAATGCTAATGAAATTTTAGACTTTTTCCATGGTTACAAAGTCATACCTGACTCAGTTTCCATACAGTATAATGAGCAAGGGTTACCCATAGGAGAAGCcattgttgctatgataaattaTAATGAAGCTATAGCTGCTATTAAAGAACTAAATGGTAGACCAGTCGGTCCCCGCAAAGTTAAGCTCATTTTGCTTTAG